The sequence below is a genomic window from Flavobacteriales bacterium.
TTGATGAGATCTGGCAGGTCCGGGAGAATTGTATACGGAATCTGGCTGGCAGGTAATTGCACCACTTTCACCAGAAGATATTCCTTATTCTGAACATAGCCAGGTAATCATAATAGCGAACAAATCCGGGCAAAAAACGTTAAATTTGAACAAAACACAATAACCGTGAGCATACAGGCGGAAAAACTGAAACTTATCGAGTGGTTGGTTAATCTGAAAGATAAAACCACCATTGAGAGGCTTAAGTGGCTTAAGGAAGATACGGCTTCCGCGGCGGACTGGTGGGATGAAATTTCCGAAGCGGAAAGACAATCCATTGAGCGGGGTTTAAAAGACAGCAAAGAGGGCAAAGTAATACCACACCAGGAAGTCCGAAAGAAGTATGAAAAGTGGTTGTGAGGTCATCTGGACAGATGAAGCCTACAAAAATCTGAATAATACACTAACTTATATTGAAGGTCACTGGTCGGAAAAAGAACTAAGGAAGTTTGCCCGTCTGCTTGAGAAACAACTGCAACTGATCTCACAAAGACCTTTGATCTTTCCGGAAGCATTTAAACACAAAGACGTTAGAAGAGCGGTGCTTAGCAGGCAGACTACGATCTATTACAAGGTAAAGTCTGATTCCGTGGAGATACTTTCACTATTTGACAACAGGCAGGATCCAAGAAAGCTAAAAATGAAGTAATGGTTTGCATTAAATCCTTTACACCGCTTTCACCAGAAAATAATTCTTCTTTCCTTTTTGTGCGAGGATATATCTGTTGTTC
It includes:
- a CDS encoding type II toxin-antitoxin system RelE/ParE family toxin; this translates as MKSGCEVIWTDEAYKNLNNTLTYIEGHWSEKELRKFARLLEKQLQLISQRPLIFPEAFKHKDVRRAVLSRQTTIYYKVKSDSVEILSLFDNRQDPRKLKMK